A region of the Gemmatimonadota bacterium genome:
GTCCATTCCGCATCTGGGCGCAACAGCTCGTGCATGGGCAACAGCGCAAAAAGCGCCATGATGACGGCGACCACAAAGGCCATGCTGACATCGAATAAATTGGTTACGCCAGCCATCGGATCGTGGCTGTTCTGACGCAACGCCTCTGAGTGGTTGATTTTGTTCACAAAACGCATGATCCCTTCCTCTCAAAAGATCTGTTCCGGGATTGATTTCACTTGGTCATGCCGCCTTTCAATGTAAAAGGCAAGAGCCTGAATATCTTCCCGAACCCACTTTTCTTTGACCAGCGCCAGCACATAGGCCACCGTGCCGACCGCCAAACCGAGTACTGTCGTGGAAAAGGCGGTGACCATATTTCCAGACAGCGCGGGCAGATCGCCCTGCGACAATCCCTGAAGCGCGCCCGCCATGGGAATCAGGGTGCCGATCAGTCCGAGGGAAGGCCCCACGCGAATGGCGAACCGGACGCTATCCAGGGCGCGTGTGCTTTGCTGCTCAGCATCGTGAATTACTTCCTCTAGGGCGATTTCCAGGTGTGCGCCTGATTGGGCTTCAATCAGGGCATCGCATTGGGCCATATATTTGGCACGCACATGAAATCGCTTCTTGCGGCGTTGCAGGCTTTCGCGGGCAAATTCCCCCAAGCAGACCAACATCCAGCACGCGAGAAACAACAGGGCGATGATGACCGGGTAAAACAGCAGGGAAGAGAGCAGGTAAATGACATGAGTGATTTGCAGGGTTTCCATGAACGCCTCGATCCTTATGGGATCAGGGAGCGATTTTGCGATAGTATTTCAATGCGTGATTCGGCAGGGTATGCGGATGAAAAATGTGGATCAGATCGGCCAGAATGAGATGCGGCTCCACAACGCCGTTTTCCCAGTAATCATTGGCTCCCGTAGCGTTGACCCTGGCGTTGAAATTGTATGTTTGACCGTTTTGGAACGCTTTGAAGGCGCTGTAGCGCGCATCTTCCTGCAGCATATCGGATCGGGCATGCCATGTGTTGCGCCCGATGATCCAGAAGTCCGCAGTGGCCGCCTTTTCATATACCGCCTCAAAATCCAGGGGCAAACTGCCTTGAGTATCATCATGTGCCCACACATATCTTGTGCCTGCATTTAAGAGCAACTGCGCGACATAGCTTTTTCCTCCGGCGACATACCACGTGCCGCGAGACAGCGCCCCGCCGAAAACCAGGGGTTTCGCCGTCTCCGCCAACCCTTTCGTCAAATCGGCATACCGCGCATACTGCGCGACGATATCATCGAATATCTGTTCGGCCAGCGCCTCCTGGTTGAAAAACGCCGCCGTGAATTTCAG
Encoded here:
- a CDS encoding DUF2149 domain-containing protein, with the protein product MRFVNKINHSEALRQNSHDPMAGVTNLFDVSMAFVVAVIMALFALLPMHELLRPDAEWTLVRTTPQGETEVISRKDREIKVQKVTENSLSGNGTRLGIAYQLEDGRVIYVPEKE
- a CDS encoding MotA/TolQ/ExbB proton channel family protein — encoded protein: METLQITHVIYLLSSLLFYPVIIALLFLACWMLVCLGEFARESLQRRKKRFHVRAKYMAQCDALIEAQSGAHLEIALEEVIHDAEQQSTRALDSVRFAIRVGPSLGLIGTLIPMAGALQGLSQGDLPALSGNMVTAFSTTVLGLAVGTVAYVLALVKEKWVREDIQALAFYIERRHDQVKSIPEQIF